The Dioscorea cayenensis subsp. rotundata cultivar TDr96_F1 chromosome 7, TDr96_F1_v2_PseudoChromosome.rev07_lg8_w22 25.fasta, whole genome shotgun sequence genome includes a region encoding these proteins:
- the LOC120265186 gene encoding uncharacterized protein LOC120265186: MEMLFPPSFFTLMIHLIVYLADEAKLGGPVYYRWMYPIERYLGLLKSYVRNKAKPEGSIVEYYITQEVITFFSQYLDDIETIWNRPSMSRTKRHIMTSNSANSIVDPTHSIDPGTSMPTPQINAQVEEVGPQINAQVQEGGHVHQSAVERDEPQLFRGCKRSTTTWDVKIRDGNGELKRQKMQTIDVYSLRQGEKVVVEWNSRNQLVELSWGMLAQFLGHIASNCQNFPIGCEKWQKIPECYKDHVWNNIIKTKLEVNDHGHKRYIFKSLAKKWRDSRYNLYNLMKCDPDGPREANIARKPPEIPLEQWVAFVDYRARPNTKVKAEQHTINRTHQTMPHTLGS; the protein is encoded by the exons ATGGAAATGCTTTTCCCCCCttcatttttcacattgatGATACACCTGATTGTCTATTTGGCTGATGAAGCAAAACTTGGAGGTCCAGTCTATTACCGTTGGATGTATCCGATAGAAAG GTATTTAGGACTATTAAAATCATATGTGCGCAACAAAGCAAAACCAGAAGGATCTATTGTAGAGTACTATATTACACAAGAGGTTATtacatttttttctcaatatctaGATGATATTGAGACAATATGGAATCGACCTAG TATGTCGAGGACAAAAAGACACATCATGACAAGTAATTCAGCAAATTCTATAGTGGATCCAACTCATTCTATAGATCCAGGTACATCTATGCCAACACCACAGATTAATGCACAAGTTGAAGAAGTTGGTCCTCAAATTAATGCACAAGTTCAAGaaggtggtcatgtgcatcaGTCAGCAGTAGAAAGAGATGAACCTCAGCTTTTTAGGGGTTGCAAAAGGAGTACAACAACATGGGATGTGAAAATTAGAG ATGGAAATGGGGAACTAAAGCGtcaaaaaatgcaaacaatTGACGTATACTCTCTTCGACAAGGAGAGAAAGTTGTTGTGGAATGGAATTCCCGAAATCAGCTTGTTGAATTGTCATGGGGTATGCTCGCTCAATTTCTAGGCCACATTGCAAGTAATTGTCAGAATTTTCCTATCGGATGTGAAAAGTGGCAAAAGATCCCAGAGTGCTATAAAGATCATGTCTGGAACAATATTATAAAG acAAAACTGGAGGTAAATGATCATGGACATAAGCgatatattttcaaaagcttAGCGAAAAAATGGCGAGACAGTCGATACAACTTATATAACTTGATGAAATGTGATCCTGATGGTCCTCGTGAAGCTAACATAGCAAGGAAACCTCCAGAGATCCCTTTGGAGCAATGGGTTGCATTTGTGGATTATAGAGCTCGGCCTAACACGAAG GTAAAAGCAGAACAACATACAATAAATCGCACCCACCAGACAATGCCCCACACATTAGGTTCTTAG
- the LOC120265450 gene encoding putative disease resistance protein RGA3, translated as MAGVFSNALEMIKELSTPHAVQYLEPIWSGVYKQLQKLRESLLQIQLFIEDAEERQLTDKAVRYWLLLLKDAVYDAEDILDEAKTHELVIQRKAQLYGRPRSKVREFFSLDHNPLLFKLQLGKKLSNVNERINELIEEMGKFKLRVLENNNKPLKNRPQTYSYVDESPVIFGRDEDKGKLLQMLISDCFDEKVAVVSIVGIGGLGKTTLAQLVYRDEEVQKHFQLHIWVCVSDDFDVPKLAGKIIHTTSGELCNHTNMEVLQQKLRKELGQKRYLLVLDDVWNEDFQKWDALRSILLDGGDGSRILVTTRNEKCSRLMGVQKPYILSRLSEENSWVLFEQKAFAVGAPKPLPKLVEIGQQIVKKCQGLPLAIQVLGCIMHYKSKESEWQAVLENIETWKLQHTKNKIMPELWLSYVDLATHLKKCFAFCAIFPKDHDIEEEQLIQFWMAHGFIPSQKGTDMEVEGREIFTELIRRSLLQKGISPYLWGKESVYKMHDLIHDLAHFVNENECFTSLKSSAAPKVSISPRRLTFYADEIYSQGDCSTIHTVLHCGRDLSVLSKLKVVRVLDLSQAFIDELPASIEHLHHLRYLDLSFTHIKKLPESICMLVNLQTLKLYGCYQLPELPKSITYMNSLRHFHFDYCLQFEAFAAGLSRLQNLKTVSGYTVGDAAENKLGQLKSFNPFGELALYNLRKVKTADDAREADLGNKQHIRTLKLSWGKLSWGDDDDECCLMENAEEVLEALEPHNNLKELRVSYYAGNQFPIWMSERQQFQYLHHMELFACRKCEQLPPLELLPCLEDLRISQMDGIKHIVNNKRGNTLQPFPALKHLSLSGMRNLEGWCVEEGRGANRSLFPRLTMMDITRCPKLTTMPLEILPCLEDLSISEMDGIKHIINSRRGNALQSFPALKTLELRLMKNLEGWCVEGREANLSLFSCLIRMEIVGCPKLTTMPLEILSRVEYLRMFEMDGIKHIVNNRRGNTLQSFSVLKKLTFCKTRPLAGRYMKEGREAIPRPIVMNIDNCNQLYLTLVLQNLASLKHLHVSKCDTLRELPMCPKSVKTLTIDSCPGIGSLWPEMGHLTSLSRLEVSNCPKLVSLSDGMQALTSLQYLSITYCPALESFPEGLQQLLPTLKSLRIEGCPELERLCKPGGDYCNLLSTNSYKQIGVQPEQTIQVPHEIGTGGRNALECITTNRFLLSAILVCAIACFIDFLPNELDTQVPLSPLLFFYFLLLVLAF; from the coding sequence ATGGCCGGAGTTTTCTCTAACGCCTTGGAGATGATCAAGGAGTTATCCACGCCTCACGCCGTTCAATATCTGGAACCCATTTGGAGTGGAGTTTATAAGCAGCTTCAAAAGCTCCGTGAGTCATTATTGCAGATCCAActtttcattgaagatgcagaGGAAAGGCAGTTGACGGACAAGGCTGTCAGGTATTGGCTTTTGCTGCTCAAAGATGCGGTCTATGATGCTGAAGACATCCTTGACGAGGCCAAGACGCATGAACTAGTCATCCAGCGCAAGGCACAGCTTTATGGTCGCCCAAGAAGCAAGGTGCGTGAATTCTTTTCTCTTGATCATAACCCACTCTTGTTTAAACTTCAGCTGGGGAAGAAGCTCAGTAACGTCAATGAGAGAATAAATGAGCTTATTGAGGAGATGGGCAAGTTCAAATTAAGGGTTcttgaaaacaacaacaaaccttTGAAGAACAGGCCTCAAACCTATTCATATGTGGACGAATCGCCAGTTATTTTTGGAAGAGATGAAGATAAAGGGAAGTTATTGCAGATGCTGATCAGTGATTGTTTTGATGAGAAAGTGGCTGTGGTTTCTATAGTCGGTATTGGTGGGCTGGGTAAGACGACACTTGctcagttggtttacagagatGAAGAAGTACAGAAACATTTCCAACTGCATATATGGGTATGTGTTTCTGATGATTTTGATGTGCCAAAGCTTGCTGGAAAGATCATACATACAACTTCTGGGGAACTTTGTAATCATACAAACATGGAGGTGCTGCAACAGAAGCTGCGAAAAGAATTGGGGCAAAAGAGATATTTGCTGGTATTAGATGATGTGTGGAATGAAGATTTCCAAAAGTGGGATGCTCTTAGAAGCATCTTGCTTGATGGAGGAGACGGAAGCAGAATTCTTGTGACCACACGCAATGAAAAATGCTCTCGACTGATGGGTGTACAGAAACCGTATATTCTAAGCCGTTTATCAGAAGAAAACTCTTGGGTTTTATTTGAACAGAAAGCATTTGCTGTAGGTGCACCGAAGCCACTGCCAAAATTGGTGGAGATTGGTCAACAGATTGTTAAGAAATGCCAAGGATTACCACTTGCTATACAAGTATTGGGGTGTATCATGCATTACAAGAGCAAAGAAAGTGAATGGCAGGCCGTGTTGGAAAATATTGAAACATGGAAGTTACaacatacaaaaaataaaatcatgccaGAGCTGTGGCTAAGCTATGTCGATTTGGCTACCCATTTAAAGAAATGTTTTGCCTTTTGCGCCATATTCCCAAAGGATCACGATATTGAGGAAGAGCAGCTGATTCAATTTTGGATGGCTCATGGGTTCATTCCATCTCAAAAAGGAACTGATATGGAAGTAGAAGGGCGAGAGATTTTCACCGAGTTGATTAGGAGATCTCTTTTACAAAAGGGTATTTCTCCTTATTTATGGGGAAAAGAAAGCGTATATAAGATGCATGATCTTATCCATGATCTGGCACACTTTGTTAATGAGAATGAATGCTTCACATCTTTGAAAAGCAGTGCAGCCCCCAAAGTCTCAATATCACCACGCCGTTTGACTTTCTACGCTGATGAAATTTATAGCCAAGGTGATTGCTCCACCATCCATACTGTGCTACATTGTGGAAGAGACTTAAGTGTGTTGTCAAAGCTGAAGGTGGTGAGGGTGCTTGACCTGAGTCAAGCATTCATTGATGAATTGCCTGCATCAATAGAGCATTTGCACCATCTAAGATACCTCGATCTTTCTTTTACTCATATAAAGAAACTACCGGAATCCATTTGTATGTTGGTTAATCTGCAGACATTGAAACTCTATGGTTGTTATCAACTTCCCGAGCTTCCCAAGAgcataacatacatgaacagcCTTAGGCACTTTCATTTTGATTATTGTCTACAGTTCGAGGCATTTGCTGCTGGCTTGAGTCGATTACAAAACTTGAAAACAGTATCAGGATATACTGTGGGAGATGCTGCAGAGAACAAGCTGGGACAATTAAAGTCCTTCAATCCCTTTGGTGAACTTGCTTTGTATAACCTCCGGAAGGTGAAGACTGCTGATGATGCTAGAGAAGCTGATTTGGGCAACAAACAACATATTCGCACATTAAaattaagttggggaaaattaAGTTggggagatgatgatgatgaatgttGTTTGATGGAAAATGCAGAGGAGGTGTTGGAAGCCTTGGAACCTCACAATAACTTAAAAGAACTTAGAGTTAGTTATTATGCTGGCAATCAATTTCCAATATGGATGAGTGAAAGGCAACAATTCCAATATCTACATCACATGGAACTATTTGCATGTAGAAAATGTGAGCAACTCCCTCCACTTGAGTTATTACCCTGTCTTGAGGATCTCAGAATCAGCCAAATGGATGGCATCAAACACATTGTTAACAACAAAAGAGGCAACACACTGCAACCATTCCCTGCCTTGAAGCATTTGTCATTATCCGGAATGAGGAACCTAGAGGGGTGGTGTGTGGAGGAGGGTAGAGGAGCAAATCGATCCTTGTTTCCACGCCTTACTATGATGGATATCACAAGATGCCCCAAGTTGACAACCATGCCACTAGAGATATTACCTTGTCTTGAGGATCTCAGTATCAGTGAAATGGATGGTATCAAACACATTATCAACAGCAGAAGAGGCAACGCACTGCAATCATTCCCTGCATTGAAAACTCTGGAGTTAAGATTAATGAAGAACCTAGAGGGGTGGTGTGTAGAGGGTAGAGAAGCAAATCTGTCCTTGTTTTCATGCCTCATTAGGATGGAAATTGTAGGATGCCCCAAGTTGACAACCATGCCACTAGAGATATTATCCCGTGTTGAGTATCTCAGAATGTTTGAAATGGATGGCATCAAGCACATTGTCAACAACAGAAGAGGCAATACACTGCAATCATTCTCTGTGTTGAAGAAGTTGACATTTTGCAAAACGAGGCCCCTGGCAGGGCGGTATATGAAGGAGGGTAGAGAAGCAATTCCACGCCCCATTGTGATGAATATTGACAATTGCAATCAGCTATACTTAACATTGGTTTTGCAGAACCTTGCATCTCTGAAGCATCTTCATGTTTCTAAATGTGATACCCTGAGAGAATTGCCCATGTGCCCCAAATCAGTCAAAACCTTGACTATTGACAGTTGTCCTGGCATCGGATCTTTGTGGCCAGAAATGGGCCACCTTACTTCACTATCCAGATTAGAAGTGTCTAATTGTCCCAAGCTGGTATCTCTATCTGATGGGATGCAAGCCCTCACTTCCCTTCAGTATCTATCTATTACATATTGTCCGGCGCTTGAGTCATTCCCGGAAGGTCTCCAACAGCTACTTCCTACTCTAAAATCACTAAGAATCGAAGGATGCCCGGAGCTAGAGAGGCTGTGCAAGCCTGGAGGAGACTATTGCAACCTTCTCTCTACCAACTCGTATAAACAAATAGGTGTACAACCAGAACAGACAATCCAAGTTCCTCATGAGATTGGTACTGGTGGCAGAAATGCTTTGGAGTGCATCACCACAAATCGCTTCCTTCTGTCTGCAATTTTGGTTTGTGCTATTGCCTGTTTCATAGATTTCCTTCCCAATGAACTTGATACCCAAGTGCCACTTTCtccccttttgtttttttattttttgcttttagttCTGGCTTTTTAG